In Parasteatoda tepidariorum isolate YZ-2023 chromosome 8, CAS_Ptep_4.0, whole genome shotgun sequence, the DNA window GTTCGAAGCCCTGCAAGGGTagacgttaaatattttttatttattttatattctgttttttaatattcttttcgaCAATTTATCGTGAATGAAGTGTTCTGTGCatagaaataactatttttcctttttgaaatagcgaataataggtaataaatagataaattttgattattttttatttacttatttaatttattttataatttttttttaacttctttctcaatatttttaagtgaataaagaGTTCTATATATGAAAGGAATTATGTTTCTTTGCTAAAGAGCGAATAATGGCTGAAAAAGGGGCAAAAGTCGTATCAGGAGGTACACACACATAACACCCCGTAACTCCCTAttatattaacctataaatttcaaactcggaCCGAAATTAGTGTTTAATGTAGCAAGCAATTGCgccaaaggaattttttataaattaattagtgggcccacaatgggccaaaataaattttgttgactAACCGGGAGAAGGTACTTTAAGCTAAATATACGCGGAGCAGGTAAGTGAAGCGTGGCGCAGTAGGTAGCGCTGTGGGCAGGATTGATATGTAGTGCCGGAAGTCCTGGGTTCGAAGCCCTGCAAGGGTAGacgttgaatattttttatttagtttatattctgttttttaatatacttttcgaCAATTTAGCGTGAATGAAGTGTACTGTGCatagaaataactatttttcctttatgaaaTAGCGAATAACAgctaataaatagataaattttgattattttttatttacttatttattttattttatattatttttttaacttctttctcaatatttttaagtgaataaagtgttctatataTGAAAGGAATTATGTTTCTTTGCTAAAGAGCGAATAATGGCTGAAAAATGGGCAAAAGTCGTATTAGGAGGCACACACACATAACACCCCGTAACTCCCTAttatattaacctataaatttcaaactcgaACCGAAATTAGTGTTTAATGTAACAAGAAATTGCaccaaaggaattttttataaattaattagagGGCCCACAATgggccaaaataaattttgttgactAACCGGGAGAAGGTGCTTTAGCTAAATATACACGGAGCAGGTAAGTGAAGCGTGGCACAGTAGGTAGCGCTTTGGGCAGGGTTGATATGTAGTCCAGGAAGTCCTGGGTTCGAAACCCTGCAAAGGTagacgttaaatattttttatttattttatattctgttttttaatatacttttcgaCAATTTAGCGTGAATGAAGTGTTCTGTGCttagaaataactatttttcctttatgaaaTAGCGAATAACAgctaataaatagataaattttaattattttttatttatttatttattttattttatattattttctcaacttctttctcaatatttttaagtgaataaagtgttctatatatgaaaagaattatgtttctttgttaaagagcgaATAAAGGCTGAAAAAGGGGCAAAAGTCGTATTAGGAAGCACGCACACATCACACCCCGTAACTCCCTATTATAtaaacctataaatttcaaCCTCGGGCCGAATTTAGTGTTTAATGTAACAAACAATTGCACCAAAggaattacttataaattaataaaagggcCCACAATaggccaaaataaattttgctgacTAACCGGGAGAAGGTGCTTTAAGCTAAATGTACGCGGAGCAGGTATGTGAAGCGTGGCACAGTAGGTAGCGCTGTGGGCTGAATTGATATGCAGTCCAGGAAGTCCTCGGTTCGAAACCCTGCTAGGGtagactttaaatatttttttatttattttatattctgttttttaatgtacttttcGACAATTTAGCGTGAATGAAGTGTTCTGTGCAtggaaataactatttttcctttatgaaaTAGCGAATAACAgctaataaatagataaattttgattattttttttatttaattattttactttatattatttttttaactgctttctcaatatttttaagtgaataaagtgttctatatttaaaaaaaattatttttctttgttaaagagcgaATAATGGCTAAAAAATGGGCAAAAGTCGTATCAGGAGGCACACAAACATCACACCCTGTATCTCCCTAttatattaacctataaatttcaaactcggGCCGAAATTAGTGTTTAATGTAACAAACAATTGCAActaaggaatttttaataaattaattagtggGCCTACAATGGgccaaaaaagtttttgttgacTAACCGGGTGAAGGTGCTTTAAGCTAAATATACGCGCAGCAGGTATGTGAAGCGTGGCACAGTAGGTTGCGCTGTGGGCAGGGTTGATATGTAGTCCAGGTAGAACTGGGTTCGAAACCTCGCaagtgttgtttttaaatattttttatttattttaattctgttttttaatatacttttcgaCAATTTAGCGTGGATGAAGTGTTCTGTGCATAGAAATAACCTCTTTTCCTCTATGAAATAGCGAATAACAGCTaacaaatagataaattttaattatttacttatttattttattttatattatttttttaacttctctctcaatatttttaagtgaataaagtgttctataCATGAAAGGAATTATGCTTCTTTGCTAAAGAGCGAATAATGACTGAAAAAGGGGCAAAAGTCGTATCAGGAGGCACAACCACATAACACCCCGTGGCACAATAGGTAGCGCTATGGGCAGGACTGATATGTAGTCCCGGAAGTCCTGGGTTCGAAGCCCTGCAAGGGTAgacgttaaatatttattttatattctgttttttaatatacttttcgaCAATTTAGCGTGAATGAAGTGTTCTGTGCatagaaataactatttttcctttctgaaatagcgaataataggtaataaatagataaattttgattattttttatttacttatttattttatattatttttttaacttctttctcaatatttttaagtgaataaagtgttctatataTGAAAGGAATCATGTTTCTTTGCTAAAGAGCGAATAATGGCTGAAAAAGGGGCAAAAGTCGTATCAGGAGGCACACACACATAACACCCCGTAACTCCTTAttatattaacctataaatttcaaactcggctcgaaattagagtttaatgtaacaaataattgtaaagaaggaattttttatagaccATTTAGTGGGCCCACAATAGGCCAAAATATGTTTTCCTTGACTAATCGGGAGGAGCTGctttaagtactaaataaaaaaataactacagctttcaataaaaaacaatccagctaatcagtgacttttagcaaTGATCattgatttcaattgtttgtggttaccaaactatttttattttggcataacattgttttgttgttttttattttgcttttatatacAAATTCGTAAACTTTATCTTTTAGAGAAATAGTCTTCAATtatctgttttcaaaatttctcagaatgtttctcttgaatcatgcagttcaaacgattcttttttattattaggactatttttcagaaatttaattgcaaaatattttgtaaggggcaaaatattttgtaataatttgatGGGCCTTGGGCCTCAATTTGAATATAACTTACTTTTATACTAACAGGTTATATATTTTTCGACAGTATTGCTGGGAGTGTTTAACAAATTGCCGTAACTGACTGCCATTGCCGTTCGATTTTAGTTGATATACGGGTATATGATGGCTACAGCCTTTTTGCacatttcagataaaaataaaagaataacatCATTAGAACGAAGTGTACAGTgtgtagaaaaaattatcacctttaaaaacttttgatttaatgatcagatcttcacgttcttggACTCATTCTAAATAGTTCGAGGGGTTGATCAGAAatacagacgatatttcaagttacaaaaGCAAACATAAGAACGTACTTTTTCGGAATAAGCATACCTCTTTTCGACGAATTTGAAATTCTGACCcctaaaatataggggatagctgCAATCTTGAAAATATTGGTCCCTGTAATTTGATCAGGAGATCGATCTAAAGTTTGATTCATTCTAATCGATCTTTAGATTAGATCGAAccttactttttgcatatttcgccacATTTCGAAAAATCTCCAAGCGAATTGAAAGTTTTTCCCCCACATTTGCAAAATTCATTCATGAAAACATAATTCCATGcaaacaataacttttaataaatattttttatttcatttaacattagtcgaaaaaattttgtgtattaagaacgcaattttttacatcactttaaagaagataattttagatggcaaaatgcaaaatttgaccaaaatcggtcaaataattcctaaaaaatcaaatttttaaaatacaaatttattgaaatttggtTTCTCAGAGATTATTCTACCGatatcactcaaattttgtattataccatgcaaaattatattttttaaaatgatgtaaaaaattaacttaaagttcaaaactttttcaactaatattaaataattaatattaaaaaataatctttactaaaaaaaattttttgcaaggaaTAATCTTtagataaatcaattttataattctgtgcaaaaatttttatattcgcttaaaaatttctagagATATCATGACAAATGCAAGAAGTAAAAGATACATTATTATGGTCCAAACTTAATATGCAACATAGCTGAGTAATTacataaaacagaatttaaaaaattaaattttttaaaaatttaaattttttaagaaatttgaaattgaagcttttaattttcattaaaaaatattttcttcttaactttttttaacacttgTGTTTGCTGAATTTCAAGGTGGTATTACCATGagatcattaagaaaaaattacttttttcctttaaaagtgAGAAATCAAGTAGCATGATTAAATTGCTCAACACATGCTTTATGTCAATGTTTAACACACCATGATTCATGTTGACATTTaacaaggaaatatttttaattccttatgaTCCCAtagaaattccattttaaaatttataacagacaaagcaaatttaaattaaatatatttttcaaaaagtttaagattttaattttacgttctttaaaaatttagattcaattttaaaaaggtactcaaaaaacataattgcaGCTAATAGTCAGAAACTGTAATTGAATTTCTTTGCTTGTATtgtgtttagttaaaaaatgtattggtcagcttattttgaaaggaaaatcatataaaaacattcaaagaCTCAagacagatggcagcaccagcTATCTCATATTTCAAtcaaaacaattagaaaatcAGTAGAAAATATTTCGATCAGTTCtcaagaaattatttactttatgaagttatattttcatcattattacaaaaattaattacatcgaatgaataagaaaataggaacaacaaaaaattaatcccCTAATCCATCTGTAAAATGACAGATACTTaccgtttctttttttttttaagagcagagatagaattaaaacatttaacaggATAGTGATTTTTGATTTTCCGAAAAATAGAAATCATAATTCATGCATAAACCACATGATCATTTATTAGACAAACAGATGAAACTAAAGAGAAAAGAACAATATTGCTAAGAGAAAAGTTTTCCTTCTCTAATTTACCAACGAAATTTTACTTCAAGGTCACCACGTTTGAGCGTCACTCAATCTGCAGCGACacgcaagaaaataaaatatagaaagaacGAAAAGggaaatcttaaattttccattattaatgaacaaaactcctaaaatgaacaaaattctaaaaactgtGTGAAAAGTGAAATAACATGATCATGAGTTTCCTTTTTCTAAGATACTTTCTAAGAGATTTGGCTTTTTTACccatgaagtttaaaaaatttgcgaacacatattatttttttcttacataattcattttatatagtataagccgagaaaaattaaaatgacttatttctaaaaaaataatttggcaacaatttaaaaaatatatttaaatggagcaattaaaatgtaaatatggtAAACGTACGAGAAACTTCACTAACGCAAGCTCATCGTAAACATCATTCAcgatttttcattaattcattttttgattcgacactgttttttttttattattattaccaattataaaatatgatacttCTTCTTAATTCATCTgctaatttatacttattttaataaagagatttgaataaaaaaaatttatttaatgaatgtcaagttttataaaaacatgttaCTGGTTTGAATGTGGTTATGCATCggcatctttttatttaatttttcagttaattaattCCACGATCGATTCAATTTCAGTAATGTGTATAAGCATGCATATATTCGTAATAATATAGTATAtcattattcaatatatatctTGATTAcaagataatgaaaatttaaacggAGATACtagttttgtaaaatgtatCCTCTTGAATCAAACTCATGTAATATCAAAAATGCTTATTACCCGTAGTCAAAAATGGATCTTGGTTTGGATTTGAGGGCGtccacacacttttcaactgtgccCAGANTTTAGCGAATgtcaagttttataaaaacatgttaCTGGTTTGAATGTGGTTATGCATcggctttttttttagttaatttattccACAGTCTATTCAATTTCAGTAATGTGTATAAGCATGCATATATtcgtaataatatattatatatcattattcaatatatatctTGATTAcaagataatgaaaatttaaacggAGATACtagttttgtaaaatgtatCTTCTTAAATCAAATTCATGTAATATCAAAAATGCTTATTACCCGTAGGTAAAAATGGATCTTGGTTTGAATTTGAAATCGtccacacacttttcaactgtgctCAAAAGTAattagtaaacagtgcgcatgcgtcgccattgcatgcgttgctatggcgaccgctgctgtttttctttttattttcactagcaggTGTCCGGcattgatcgttaagacacggttcccggcagatcaccgaagtcgagcatcactggctacggtcagtgtgagggtgggtgaccacttggatcagtctgagtAGGGATCGAGGTTaagcggtattggtcctcgttaaactgttctaccgtaaagtgctcgacttcacgtgctggtcgtcgggctatcgaagcgggggtgccatcccctctgcagaggatcaaaattgtgatggcatatcttcggatcatcctcaggggtgtttcccagaccgccgccaatagcccatcatgcagctctagtgcgacgtaaattaactacaacaactttCACTAACaggtatttttaatgtatttacataataataatttaaagtattttcatattctttttattattaacgtataattaccggcttgacggtgatttcaatatacactgagtggccaaattattatgaccacctcaGAGTTTTATGCGAATGAGGTATTGCGTCACAGCGCTTTGGCTAGAGGGCAAGATAACTATAACACGGGATTGCTGGGCAAGTGAGTCATGAGTTATACTGTGTTGCTTGCTCAGATATGTGGaagaaaagtgatttaactgaatttcaacGTGGAATGATTGTGGGTGCGAGATGTGTCGGAACGAGTATCAGCAAAACGGCTGCACTTGTGAAGTGTTCTAGAGCAGCAGTTGCTAATGTGTACAAAGAATGGACAATCAAGCAAATAACCGAGTCTCAAAGTCAGACTTGTGGTCGTCACAGGGTACTGAATGCTCGATCAGAGAGGAGGCTGACCAGGGTTGTGCAGCGCAACAGGAGAGCAACAGTGCGACAAATTGCAAGTGATCTTAATCAAGGAGCAACTGTGAACGTCTCTGAGCTGACTGTTCAACTCACATTGCGCCGTATTGGGTATGGAAGCAGACGACTGATGtggtggtcataataatttggccactcagtgtaaatatgaatactgaagaaggaaaagtattgtgtgacgtcttgaaacacgtacataggcagGATATGAAAATCAAACCGACGACAAACATGAATTGAGACAGtctttgcaacccatgattggAAAACAAACGAGTAATCCCGAATCACTAACTGATTACCCTGAAGCATCACCAACAATCAAATTCGAAGAATGACATCCACAAGGAGTGACCAATGCTCTAGGATGCAAACGACTGATTCTTGCTCGAAcacctttataaaaataattgctataaaaaatataaatatgctttccAGAAAT includes these proteins:
- the LOC122269682 gene encoding uncharacterized protein codes for the protein MWKKSDLTEFQRGMIVGARCVGTSISKTAALVKCSRAAVANVYKEWTIKQITESQSQTCGRHRVLNARSERRLTRVVQRNRRATVRQIASDLNQGATVNVSELTVQLTLRRIGYGSRRLMWWS